In Spirochaetaceae bacterium, the genomic stretch GCATAAAGCCTGATGGGACGCTTAACCGGCCAATGAAAGCTCATCGTTAAAGGATAACTTTGGCCGCGTTCATCGGTAACTTCGGCGATAGTTTCGCGTATGGTATAACTGCCGGCCTCTTTAATACTTTTTAAAGTATAAGTTCCTAAAAAGTTAAAAGGTAGCATAATAATATGTTTAAATTGCGTTTCGGGTACAAAACCTATCGCATCACCGGCCGCCAGTACTTCACCCACTTTAGCCGTTGGTGTCCACGCCCATTTAGTGGCGGTACTAAGCGGTTCTAGGTAAAGCCCGCGCTTTAAAAAAAGTCCTGCTTCGGCGGCCAGCTCGGGCAAAGGGTTTTGCAGCCCATCGTAAACTTGGCCAATTAAACCGGGTCCCAGCTCGCTACTTAATAGCTCGCCGGTGAACTCTACTTTATCGCCGTTTTTAACTCCGCGCGTCATCTCGAAGACTTGCATTTGACAACTATTGCCTCTAATACGGATAACTTCACTCTTAAGCCGTGAGCCATCGTCTAACACAATATATCCTACTTCATTTAAAGAGACTGCTCCCTCAAAGTTTACGGCAGCCATATTGCCGTTAATGCCTTGCACTACACCTTCACTCACACTCATTAAATATTCTCCGCTAATACTTCTTTAACATCTTTTAAAATACTTTCGTATTCTTCATCGTAACGTTTGCGGCCAACATCTGCCTTAAAGCCCATGCGCCGCTCTAAAATTTGCAGCTGCATACCATAAATAAGCAGGCTATTAAAACTAAAATAGTCGCCGTTTTTGCTGTCTTCTAATAAATTAAAACGCATAATATCTAGCTGGCGTTCTACTTTTAAAGGATTGCTCTCTCTAAAGGCCGTTAAAGCCAAATTTTTAGTACCCATATCGGGGCTGGGACGTTTATATTTATTAATATCTATCCCGCGCGCTTCGGCCCTAAGCTCTACTAAATCGTTTTTTAAGCTTATGTCCCACTGCCAATA encodes the following:
- a CDS encoding DUF2764 family protein, with product MTSLYYLIASLPALLFDKEPAINYQKFLYYAEAVLTEDYFARLKAFNLQEPPLSMVNLKELEKNYWQWDISLKNDLVELRAEARGIDINKYKRPSPDMGTKNLALTAFRESNPLKVERQLDIMRFNLLEDSKNGDYFSFNSLLIYGMQLQILERRMGFKADVGRKRYDEEYESILKDVKEVLAENI